GAGACGCGACCCAATATCAAATTTATAATTGTTCCCATCATGGGTTTGAAACTCAAGATAAAATGGATCGGGATTAAAATCGAAAGGACTGAATCGTTTGCGAACAACGTAAACAAGGCAGACCACATCAATCTCGTCATAAGTATAACTGTGACGGTATGTTCCCAGACGAAACATTGACTTTAGTCGGTCACGAAAACGTTCATACCAATAGACTTGAATTTTATCACGTCCAACAATGAGTTTCCCCTCACGCAACAAGAGCAAAGCAAGCAACATAAGTCCACAGAACACGGCTATAAATACTGGACCGTTTCCGCCTGACATGATGAGCGCAAAAAATGAGCAGGTAATAGTTGCCGTCAACGCTCTGATTTTACCATTGCGATCGCCCAAGATATAAGGTTTCGGAAGAAATCGCGCCCCGCGTAAGAGTTCATCGATTGAAATATCGTACAAGTCACTAAGACGAACGATATTTTCAATATCTGGCATCGATTCCCCGCGTTCCCATTTTGATATTGCTTGTCGACTTACATACAATTTATCCGCTAATTGTTCTTGGGTTAAATGATGTTTCTCGCGATGTGTTTTTAATAATTCTGCTGTATTCATGATACCACTCCTTATCTGCAACTATCGTAGTTGAGATTTTCAATTCCGTCACGCAACTGTTGGTTTCATTGACTGAATATGCTCATGCGGTTATCAATTACGATACTTCCATCATCCAAGTCTAATGTTGCGAAAGCGCCGTAAGGAATGCAGATCATTGGTTCTGTATGACCAAAATTCACATTCATAATGACTGGTAATGTTTCACAGTTAAATTCCGCTAAAACTTTTTGAATGGTGTCACGATAGGCTTGGTAGTGCACATTGTCGTAGGGCTTACCAAATAGTAGTCCTGCAAGTTGATGAAGAACCCCCATGATTCCCAAACTGCGCAAGAAATCTTCCAAATACCAGGGTGGCGACATTAATTCAGAGGTCTCAAGAAAGAGAATACTTTCATTGAAGTCACGCAACGATGGAAAAATATCAGTCCCTTTGGCTGTATTAAGTACTTCGACACAACCGCCTAAAAGATGGCCAGTTGTCTTACCCTGTCCTTGAACACAATCATAACCTTCGTGGGGATTCAATACTTTAATAATGTTCTTATTGGTTTCCAACCATTCAACACGCTCACTT
The window above is part of the Erysipelothrix sp. HDW6C genome. Proteins encoded here:
- a CDS encoding helix-turn-helix domain-containing protein translates to MNTAELLKTHREKHHLTQEQLADKLYVSRQAISKWERGESMPDIENIVRLSDLYDISIDELLRGARFLPKPYILGDRNGKIRALTATITCSFFALIMSGGNGPVFIAVFCGLMLLALLLLREGKLIVGRDKIQVYWYERFRDRLKSMFRLGTYRHSYTYDEIDVVCLVYVVRKRFSPFDFNPDPFYLEFQTHDGNNYKFDIGSRLIKDIPILCDYLSKKGISVADKYGLIPHIVRGENIYDVMHPEDTKKRYIE
- a CDS encoding S66 peptidase family protein; translation: MILKNGDCVAAVSLSWGGAGDPDICWRYDAGVDYIKANLGLTVIPMTHTLNGSEYLYNNPQARAQDLMDAYNDPQIKAIIACIGGDDSIRMLPYIDYDVIRNNPKPFIGYSDSTITHLISYKAGVQSFYGPSILAEFAENGGMFSYSQKAFSRALMSDAMIGNVAPSEGWTSERVEWLETNKNIIKVLNPHEGYDCVQGQGKTTGHLLGGCVEVLNTAKGTDIFPSLRDFNESILFLETSELMSPPWYLEDFLRSLGIMGVLHQLAGLLFGKPYDNVHYQAYRDTIQKVLAEFNCETLPVIMNVNFGHTEPMICIPYGAFATLDLDDGSIVIDNRMSIFSQ